The Syngnathus typhle isolate RoL2023-S1 ecotype Sweden linkage group LG6, RoL_Styp_1.0, whole genome shotgun sequence genome has a window encoding:
- the LOC133155263 gene encoding gastrula zinc finger protein XlCGF57.1-like, with protein sequence MNMKNDINLSNLTMICACQLLQQIADTFVSQQSLKPFCDCSGKMSARTTAAKYVKEKDRCRRRLEHLWLQPYVVLRRADISEAIRPKQEEPDRTRIKDEDVGKEVHHFNEQMEQKFLCTIKEEERPCQKEDGEDSCDIKKEEEDTCEMPLTGVLVKRLDEAQREVSKGAEPPNCSSSPDMTREGDGDHCGGSQAASPSDSDDVFSHVPAAADDDSQNKHRQCSHCGICFAHSSSLKQHTRMHTRKKNFSCSDCGQKFSQRRHLNTHTLTHTGVKPFSCSDCGQKFSHRGSLNMHTRIHTGEKPFSCSVCGQKFHTGWHLNTHTRTHTGEKPFSCSVCGQKFSLSGSLKIHTRIHTGEKPFSCSVCGQKFSQRGTLNRHTRIHTGEKPFSCSVCGRKFSHRVRLNTHTRIHTGEKPFSCSVCGQKFSRRGHLNTHTLTHTGEKPFSCSVCGQKFSCWQSLNIHTRIHTGEKPFSCSVCGQKCSQRGTLNMHTRIHTGEKPFSCSVCGQKFSQRGNLKKHTRIHTGEKPFSCSVCGQKFSRRASLNMHARIHTGEKPFSCSVCGQKFSRRGDLNTHTRIHTGEKPFS encoded by the exons ATGAACATGAAAAATGATATAAATTTGTCTAACCTGACCATGATTTGCGCCTGTCAATTACTTCAACAAATAGCTGACACTTTTGTTAGCCAACAGTCATTGAAGCCGTTTTGTGATTGCAGTGGGAAAATGTCTGCAAGGACCACAGCAGCAAAGTACGTGAAAGAAAAGGACCGCTGTCGTCGACGACTGGAacatctttggctgcagccttatgttgtgttgcgCAGAGCAG acatcagtgaagctaTTCGTCCTAAGCAGGAGGAGCCGGACCGCACACGCATTAAAGACGAAGATGTGGGCAAGGAGGTCCACcacttcaatgaacaaatggagcagaagtttctttgcaCTATAAAAGAGGAGGAGCGGCCTTGTCAGAAAGAGGACGGAGAGGACTCTTGCGAcatcaaaaaggaggaggaagatacctgcgagatgccattgactggtgtACTTGTGAAGCGTTTAGATGAGGCTCAACgtgaggtgagcaaaggggcggagcctccaaactgcagctcaagtccagatatgaccagagaaggtgatggagaccactgtggggGATCACAAGCAGCTTCACCATCAGATAGTGATGATGTGTTTTCACatgttcctgctgctgctgatgatgactctcaaaacaaacacaggcaatgttctcactgtggaatttgttttgctcatagcagtagtttgaaacaacacacgagaatgcacacaagaaagaaaaacttttcctgttcagattgtggccaaaagttctctcagaggagacatttaaatacgcacacattaacccacactggcgtgaaacctttttcatgctcagattgtggccaaaaattctctcacaggggaagtttaaatatgcacacaagaatccacactggtgagaaacctttttcatgttcagtttgtggccaaaaattccacaCGGGGTGGCATTTGAAtacgcacacaagaacccacactggcgagaaacctttttcatgctcagtttgtggccagaaattctctctGAGTGGATctttaaaaattcatacaagaatccacactggtgagaaacctttttcatgctcagtttgtggccaaaagttctctcagaggggaactttaaataggcacacaagaatccacactggcgagaaacctttttcatgctcagtttgtggccggaAATTCTCTCATAGGGTACgtttaaatacgcacacaagaatccacactggtgagaaacctttttcatgctcggtTTGTGGGCAAAAGTTCTCTCGGAGGGGAcatttaaacacgcacacattaacccacactggcgagaaacctttttcatgctcagtttgtggccaaaagttctcctGTTGGCAAAGTTtaaatatacacacaagaatccacactggcgagaaacctttttcatgctcagtttgtggccaaaaatgcTCTCAGAGGGGAactttaaatatgcacacaagaatccacactggtgagaaacctttttcatgctcagtttgtggccaaaagttctctcagaggggaaatttaaaaaagcacacaagaatccacactggcgagaaacctttttcatgctcagtttgtggccagaaattctctcggagggcaagtttaaatatgcacgcaagaatccacactggtgagaaacctttttcatgctcagtttgcggccaaaaattctctcggaGGGGAgatttaaacacgcacacaagaatccacactggcgagaaacctttttcgtgA